A window of Pseudomonas denitrificans (nom. rej.) genomic DNA:
AACTACGTCATCAGAAATCCCGGGAGCCTTGTCAGAGTGTTCTGATCTTATTGATTGCTCCGGAAAATTAATCTCCTCACCTCGAAAACGTGTCCCCGAGGTGGGTTAGAAATGGCAATTGAAACTATCGGTCTTGTCGCCGTCACCGAGAACGCAGCGAAGAAGCTTGCGGTCAAGACTGGTGGCAAGATCAAGGCACACGCAGGTACCAAGTACCTGCTGCAAGTGGAAAACAGCGACGTCGCGCCGGAAAACGTGACCGTCAAGCGTGTCGGCAAGGACCTGCTGGTCCAGTTCGAAGGCAGCGAAAAACCCGACCTGACTATCCAGGACTTCTTTGCCGAAGGCATGGACAGCCAGCTCTACGGCGTAGCCGAAGATGGCCAGCTGTACGCCTATGTGCGCACCGACGGCGAGACCTTCGGCGACAGCCAGTTGTTGCTGGCAGACGGCGACACGGCGCCTATCGCCCTGGGTGGCGATTCCCTGGGTAATGGCGCGGCCTATCTGGCCTCCACCTTCGATGACGCCGCCGGCTTCGTCCTCTGGCCCTGGCTGCTTGGCCTGGCTGGCGTGGGCGCTGCCGCCGCCGCGATCATCCATCACAACAAGGACGATGGCGGCCATCACCACGGTCCTGAAACCAGCCCGGCCCCGACCAACAACAAGGCCACCGACAATGTCGGTCCGACCCAGGGCGAGCTGCACAATGGTGACGTGACCGACGACAAGAGCCCGGTCATTTCCGGCGACGGCGTCCCCGGCGCGATCATCCACGTCATCGACAACGGCACCGAAATCGGCAGTACCGTGGTCAAGCCGGACGGCACCTGGGACTTCAAGCCCGATCTGCCCGACGGCCCGCATGAAATCGATGTCACCCAGGAAGTTCCGGGTGAGAAGCCCAGCGAGCCGGTCCATGTGATCGACATCGTCGTCGACACCGTGGCGCCGGAAGCGCCCTTCGTGGAGCTCGACCCTGCTTCCGACAGCGGTATCCAGGGCGACAACATCACCAACGACACCACCCCGACCATCGACGGCAAGACCGAGCCGGGTGCCGACGTGGCCGTCATCTTCCCGACCGGTGAAGAGATCCACGTCAAGGCTGACGAGAACGGCGAGTGGTCGGTGACCCCGACGCAGCCCCTGCCCGAGGGCAATAACGACATCACCGTCATCGCCACCGACCCGGCGGGTAACACCAGCGAGCCGACCGTCATCACTGTCGTCATCGACACCACTGCTCCGTCCGCAGACGCCTGGCTGGACCCGGCCTCCGACAGCGGCACCAAGGGCGACGGCATCACCAACGACACCACGCCGACCATCGACGGCAAGACCGAGCCGAACTCCGACGTGACCGTCACCTTCCCGACGGGCGAAGAGATCCACGCCAAGGCCGACGAGAACGGCGACTGGTCGGTGACCCCGACGCAGCCTCTGCCTGAAGGCGACAATCAGATCACGATCGTCGTCACCGACCCGGCGGGTAACCAGAGCGAACCTGCTGTCCTGCCCATTGTGATCGATACCTCGATCGACAAGCCGGATGCCTGGCTGGACCCGGCTTCCGACAGTGGCACCAAGGGCGACAACATCACCAACGACACCACGCCGACCATCGATGGCAATACCGAGCCGGGTGCCGACGTGGTCGTCATCTTCCCGACCGGTGAAGAGATCCATGCCAAGGCCGACGAGAACGGCGACTGGTCGGTTACTCCGACCCAGCCGCTGCCCGAAGGCAACAACGACATCACCGTCATCGCGATCGATCCTGCCGGCAACCAGAGCGAGCCGACCGTCATCTCCGTTGTGATCGATTCCACGGCTCCGTCGGCTCCGACCATCGACAGCATCGTCGACAACGATGATCCGTCGAACCTGATCGACATCCCGAAAGATGGCTCTACCAATGACACCACCCCGGTGATTTCCGGTGGCGGTGCCGAGAAGGGCGACATCATCCACGTCTTCGACGGCGGCAAGGAGCTGGGCTCCACCACCGCCAAGGATGACGGCACCTGGTCGTTCGAAGTCCCGGCCGACAAGGCCCTGGCCGAAGGCGAGCATGACTTCACCGTCAAGGCTGAAGACCCGGCTGGCAACATCAGCGAACCGTCGCAGCCGTACCCGATCGTCATCGACACCACCGCACCGACCGCACCGGTCATCAAGGACGTGGTGGACAACGATGATCCGTCCAACCTGATCGACGTGCCGAAGAATGGTTCGACCAACGACACCACCCCGGTGATTTCCGGCGACGGTGCCGAGAAGGGCGACATCATCCACGTCTTCGACGGCGGCAAGGAGCTGGGCTCCACCACCGCCAAGGACGACGGCACCTGGTCGTTCGAAGTGCCGGCCGATAAGGCCCTGGCCGAAGGCGAGCATGACTTCACCGTCAAGGCTGAAGACCCGGCTGGCAACATCAGCGATGCGTCGCAGCCGTACCCGATCGTCATCGACACCACTGCGCCGACCGCACCGGTCATCAAGGACGTGGTGGACAACGATGATCCGTCCAACCTGATCGACGTGCCGAAGAATGGTTCGACCAACGACACCACCCCGGTGATTTCCGGCGACGGTGCCGAGAAGGGCGACATCATCCACGTCTTCGACGGCGGCAAGGAGCTGGGCTCCACCACCGCCAAGGACGACGGCACCTGGTCGTTCGAAGTCCCGGCCGACAAGGCCCTGGCCGAAGGCGAGCATGACTTCACCGTCAAGGCTGAAGACCCGGCTGGCAACATCAGCGAACCGTCGCAGCCGTACCCGATCGTCATCGACACCACCGCACCGACCGCACCGGTCATCAAGGACGTGGTGGACAACGATGATCCGTCCAACCTGATCGACGTGCCGAAGAATGGTTCGACCAACGACACCACCCCGGTGATTTCCGGTGACGGTGCCGAGAAGGGCGACATCATCCACGTCTTCGACGGCGGCAAGGAGCTGGGCTCCACCACCGCCAATGACGACGGCACCTGGTCGTTCGAAGTGCCGGCCGACAAGGCCCTGGCCGAAGGCGAGCACGACTTCACCGTCAAGGCTGAAGACCCGGCTGGCAACATCAGCGATCCGTCGCAGCCGTACCCGATCGTCATCGACACCACCGCGCCGACCGCACCGGTCATCAAGGACGTGGTGGACAACGATGATCCGTCCAACCTGATCGACGTGCCGAAGAATGGCTCGACCAACGACACCACCCCGGTGATTACCGGTGACGGTGCCGAGAAGGGCGACATCATCCACGTCTTCGACGGCGGCAAGGAGCTGGGCTCCACCACCGCCAAGGACGACGGCACCTGGTCGTTCGAAGTGCCGACTGACAAGGCCCTGGCCGAAGGCGAGCATGACTTCACCGTCAAGGCTGAAGACCCGGCTGGCAACATCAGCGATGCGTCGCAGCCGTACCCGATCGTCATCGACACCACGGCTCCGGACGACAAGACTACCCAGCTGACCATCGACACCGTGGCCGGCGATGATGTGCTCAATGCTGCCGAGGCAGATGTCCAGCAGACCATCAGCGGCAAGGCCTCCGGCGAGTTCCAGAAGGGCGACGTTGTCAGCTTCACCCTGAACGGCACCGAGTACAGCGCCAAGGTTGCGGCAGACGGCTCCTGGAGTGTGCAGGTAGCCGGATCCGACCTGGCCAAGGAAACCAACATCCACGCCACTCTGGTTGCCCACGATGCCGCGGGCAACGCCGGCGAAATCACTGCTGACCATGGCTACACCGTATCCATCGTACCCGGCAGCGTGACCCTGGCCATCGACGTAGTGGCGGGCGACGACGTCGTCAACTTCGCTGAGTCGCAGGTCCAGCAGACTATCAATGGCAAGGCCGTAGGCGAATTCACGGCTGGTGACGTGGTGAGCTTCAAGCTCAACGGCACCGACTACAGCGCCAAGGTCGCGGCAGACGGCAGCTGGAGCGTGAAGGTGGCCGGTGCGGACCTCGCAGCGGAAACCAACATCCACGCCACCCTGGTGGCCCACGATGCCGCCGGCAACATCAGCAATGTTGCGGCTGACCACGGCTACACCGTTGATGTCGTTGCACCGGTAGCGACCCTGGCCATCGACGTGGTGGCCGGTGATGACGTGGTCAACGCCGAAGAAGCCAAGGCCCAGCAGACCATCAGCGGCAAGGCCTCGGGTGAGTTCCAGGCTGGCGACGTGGTGAGCTTCAAGCTCAACGGCACCGACTACAGCGCCAAAGTGGCTGCAGACGGAAGCTGGAGCGTGAAGGTGGCCGGCGCGGATCTCGCGGCGGAAACCAGCATCCACGCCACCCTGGTGGCGCACGATGCGGCGGGCAACGTGGCCGACGTGGTCGCCGATCACGCGTACACCGTGATCGACAAACCGCCGGTAGCTTCGCTGAACATCAACATCGTGGCCGGCGACGACATCGTCAACCTGGCCGAGTCGAAGACCGCCCAGCAGATCACCGGTGGTACCACCGGCGGCCGTGCCGGCGACATCGTCAAGATCGTGGTCAACGACGTCACCTACAGCGGCAAGATCGACGCTGCCGGCAAGTGGAGCATCAGTGTTCCGGGTGCCGAGCTGGTGGCCGATGCCGATCACCGGATCGAAGCGAGCTTCGTGGCGACCGACGCGGCGGGTAACAGCGCCAGCGCCACCGCGACCCACGACTACGGTGTGGACATCACCCCCCGGTGGCGACACTGACCATCAATACCGTGGCTGGTGACGACATTGTCAACCTGACCGAGTCGAAGAGCCCGCAGATCATCAGCGGCAAGGCGTCGGGCGAGTTCAAGTCTGGCGACGTGGTGAGCTTCAAGCTCAACGACACCACCTACAGCGCGGCGGTCGACAAGGACGGCAACTGGAGTGTCTCGGTCTCCGGCGCCGATCTGGCCAAGGAAACCAACATCCACGCCACCCTGGTGGCCCATGACACCGCCGGCAACGTCGCCGACGTGGTGGCCGACCATGGCTACAGCGTCGACACCACCGCACCGGTAGCGCACCTCACCATCGGCCCTGTGACCGAGGACGACGTCCTCAACTACATCGAGTCGCAGAGCGACCAGACTATCAGCGGCAAGGTGACCGGCGAGTTCCAGGCGGGCGATGTCGTCAGCTTCGCGCTCAATGGTACCGACTACAGTGCCAAGGTCGCCGCAGACGGTAGCTGGAGCGTCATGGTGGCCGGTTCTGATCTGGCTGCAGACAGCAACATTCACGCGGCACTGGTCGCTCACGATGCCGCTGGCAACAGCGCCAACGTCGTCGCCGATCATCCGTACGAGGTGAGCATCACCCCGCCGGTGGCTGGCCTGGTCATCAACCCGGTGACCGACGACAACACCCTCAACCTCGCCGAGTCCAAGGTCGACCAGACCATCAGCGGCAAGGCGACCGGCGAGTTCAAGGCCGGCGACACCGTCAGCTTCACCCTCAACGGCACCGACTACAGCGCCAAGGTAGCGGCTGACGGCACTTGGAGCGTGAAAGTGGCCGGTGCCGACCTGGCTGCGGAAACCAGCATTGACGCCATCCTGGTGGCCCATGATGAAGCTGGTAATGCCACCGAAGTACCGGGAAGCCGTTCCTACAGCGTGGATCTCACCCCGCCGGTAGCGACCCTGACCATCAACGTGGTCGCCGGCGACGACATCGTCAACGCCGAAGAAGCCAAGGTCCAGCAGACCGTCAGCGGCAAGGCCGGTGGCGAGTTCCAGGCTGGCGACGTGGTGAGCTTCAAGCTCAACGGCACCGACTACAGCGCGAAAGTCGCGGCTGACGGTACCTGGAGTGTGAAAGTGGCCGGCGCGGACCTCGCGGCGGAAAGCAGCATCCACGCCACCCTGGTGGCCCACGACAAGGCCGGCAATAGCGCCAGCGTCGTAGCCGATCACGGCTACAGCGTCGACCTGGTCGCGCCGGTAGCGACCCTGACCATCAACGTGGTCGCCGGCGACGACATCGTCAACGCCGCCGAAGCCATGACCAACCAGACCATCAGCGGCAAGGCCGCCGGTGAGTTCCAGGCTGGCGACGTGGTGAGCTTCAAGCTCAACGGCACCGACTACAGCGCCAAGGTAGCGGCTGATGGCAGCTGGAGCGTACAGGTATCGGGTACCGACCTGGCCAAGGGCAGCAGCATCGACGCCACCCTGGTGGCTCATGATGCCGCTGGCAACAGCGCCGACGTGAAGGCCAGCCATGCGTACACCGTGGACCTGACCGCACCGGTAGCGACCCTGACCATCGACACCGTGGCCGGCGACGATGTCGTCAACCTCGAAGAGTCGAAGGTCCAGCAGACCATCAGCGGCAAGGCCATTGGCGAGTTCCAGGCCGGTGACGTGGTGAGCTTCAAGCTCAACGGCACCGACTACAGCGCCAAGGTAGCGGCAGACGGCAGCTGGAGTGTGAAGGTAGCCGGTGCGGACCTCGCAGCGGAAACCAACATCCACGCCACCCTGGTGGCCCATGATGTGGCTGGCAACGTCGGCATCATCGTGGCCGACCATGGTTACACCGTGGACGTCACGGCGCCTGCGGCTCCGACCATCGACAGCATCGTCGACAACGACGATCCGTCGAACCTGATCGACATCCCGAAAGACGGCTCGACCAACGACACCACCCCGGTGATTTCCGGTGGCGGCGCCGAACCGGGCGACATCATCCACGTCTTCGACGGCGAGACCGAACTGGGCACCGCCATTGCTGGTGAAGATGGCAAGTGGTCGTTCGAAGTTCCGGCCGACAAGGCTCTGGACGAAGGCGAACACGACTTCACCGTCAAGGCTGAAGACCCGGCTGGCAACATCAGCGATCCGTCGCAGCCGTACCCGATCGTCATCGACACCACCGCACCGACCGCACCGGTCATCAAGGACGTGGTGGACAACGATGATCCGGCGCACCTGATCGACGTGCCGAAGAATGGCTCGACCAACGACACCACCCCGGTGATTTCCGGTGACGGTGCCGAGAAGGGCGACATCATCCACGTCTTCGACGGCGGCAAGGAGCTGGGCTCCACCACTGCCAAGGACGACGGTACCTGGTCGTTCGAGGTGCCGGCTGACAAGGCCCTGGCCGAAGGCGAGCACGACTTCACCGTCAAGGCGGAAGACCCGGCTGGCAACATCAGCGACGCGTCGCAGCCGTACCCGATCGTCATCGATACCACCGCGCCGGACAGCAAGACCACCCAGCTGACCATCGACACCGTGGCCGGCGACGACATCGTCAACGCCGAAGAAGCCAAGGCCCAGCAGACCATCAGCGGCAAGGCCATCGGTGAGTTCCAGGCCGGCGACGTGGTGAGCTTCAAGCTCAACGGCACCGACTACAGCGCCAAGGTCGCAGCGGATGGTACCTGGAGCGTGAAGGTGGCCGGCGCGGATCTCGCTGCGGAAACCAACATCCACGCGACCCTGGTCGCTCATGACGCCGCCGGCAACGCTGGTAACATCGTGGCGGACCACGGCTATGAGGTGAAACTCGACTCCACCGCGCCGACCATCAAGGACGTGGTGGACAACGATGATCCGTCCAACCTGATCGACGTGCCGAAGAATGGTTCGACCAACGACACCACCCCGGTGATTTCCGGTGACGGTGCCGAGAAGGGCGACATCATCCACGTCTTCGACGGCGAGACCGAACTGGGCACCGCCATTGCTGGCGAAGATGGCAAGTGGTCATTCGAAGTCCCGGCGGACAAGGCGCTGGCCGAAGGCGAGCACGACTTCACTGCCAAGACTGAAGACCCGGCCGGCAACATCAGCGATGCCTCGGTTCCGTACCCGATCGTCATCGACACCACGCCGCCGGACGACAAGACCACCCACCTGACCATCGACACCGTGGCGGGCGACGACATCGTCAACCTGGCCGAGTCCAAGGTCCAGCAGACCATCAGCGGCAAGGCCACTGGCGAGTTCCAGGCGGGCGACGTGGTGAGCTTCAAGCTCAACGGCACCGACTACAGCGCCAAGGTAGCGGCTGATGGTAGCTGGAGCGTGAAGGTGGCCGGTGCGGATCTCGCAGCGGAAACCAACATCCACGCAACCCTGGTCGCTCATGACGCCGCCGGCAACGCTGGCAGCATCACTGCGGATCACGCCTACAGCGTCGACACCGTTGCACCGGTAGCGACCCTGACCATCAACGTGGTGGCCGGCGACGACATCGTCAACGCCGAAGAAGCCAAGGTCCAGCAGACCATCAGCGGCAAGGCCTCGGGTGAGTTCCAGGCTGGCGACGTGGTGAGCTTCAAGCTCAACGGTACCGACTACAGCGCCAAAGTGGCTGCAGACGGCAGCTGGAGCGTGAAGGTGGCCGGTGCGGACCTCGCAGCGGAAACCAACATCCACGCCACCCTGGTAGCCCACGATGCCGCGGGCAACAGCGCCGATGTACTGGCTGATCATGCCTACACCGTCGTCCTCGTTCCGCCGGTCGCTTCGGTGAACATCAACATCGTGGCCGGCGACGACGTGGTCAACCTGGCCGAGTCGAAGACCGCCCAGCAGATCACCGGTGGTACCACCGGCGGCCGTGCCGGCGACATCGTCAAGATCGTGGTCAACGACGTCACCTACAGCGGCAAGATCGACGCTGCCGGCAAGTGGAGCATCAGTGTTCCGGGCGCCGAACTGGTGGCCGACGCCGATCACCGTATCGAGGCGAGCTTCGTGGCGACCGACGCGGCAGGCAACAGCGCCAGCGCCACTGCTACCCACGACTACTCGGTGGATATCACCGCGCCGGTGGCGACCCTGACCATCAACGTGGTGGCCGGTGACGACATCGTCAACATCGCCGAATCGAAGAGCCCGCAGACCATCAGCGGCAAGGCGAGCGGCGAGTTCCAGACGGGCGACGTGGTGAGCTTCAAGCTCAATGGCACCACCTACAGCGCAGCGGTCGACAAGGACGGCAACTGGAGCGTTTCGGTCTCCGGCGCCGACCTGGCGAAGGAAACCAATATCCACGCCACCCTGGTGGCCCACGACACCGCCGGCAACGTGGCCGACGTGGTGGCCGACCATGGCTACAGCGTCGACACCACCGCACCGGTAGCGACCCTCACCATCAACGTGGTGGCCGGTGACGACAT
This region includes:
- a CDS encoding Ig-like domain-containing protein, giving the protein MAIETIGLVAVTENAAKKLAVKTGGKIKAHAGTKYLLQVENSDVAPENVTVKRVGKDLLVQFEGSEKPDLTIQDFFAEGMDSQLYGVAEDGQLYAYVRTDGETFGDSQLLLADGDTAPIALGGDSLGNGAAYLASTFDDAAGFVLWPWLLGLAGVGAAAAAIIHHNKDDGGHHHGPETSPAPTNNKATDNVGPTQGELHNGDVTDDKSPVISGDGVPGAIIHVIDNGTEIGSTVVKPDGTWDFKPDLPDGPHEIDVTQEVPGEKPSEPVHVIDIVVDTVAPEAPFVELDPASDSGIQGDNITNDTTPTIDGKTEPGADVAVIFPTGEEIHVKADENGEWSVTPTQPLPEGNNDITVIATDPAGNTSEPTVITVVIDTTAPSADAWLDPASDSGTKGDGITNDTTPTIDGKTEPNSDVTVTFPTGEEIHAKADENGDWSVTPTQPLPEGDNQITIVVTDPAGNQSEPAVLPIVIDTSIDKPDAWLDPASDSGTKGDNITNDTTPTIDGNTEPGADVVVIFPTGEEIHAKADENGDWSVTPTQPLPEGNNDITVIAIDPAGNQSEPTVISVVIDSTAPSAPTIDSIVDNDDPSNLIDIPKDGSTNDTTPVISGGGAEKGDIIHVFDGGKELGSTTAKDDGTWSFEVPADKALAEGEHDFTVKAEDPAGNISEPSQPYPIVIDTTAPTAPVIKDVVDNDDPSNLIDVPKNGSTNDTTPVISGDGAEKGDIIHVFDGGKELGSTTAKDDGTWSFEVPADKALAEGEHDFTVKAEDPAGNISDASQPYPIVIDTTAPTAPVIKDVVDNDDPSNLIDVPKNGSTNDTTPVISGDGAEKGDIIHVFDGGKELGSTTAKDDGTWSFEVPADKALAEGEHDFTVKAEDPAGNISEPSQPYPIVIDTTAPTAPVIKDVVDNDDPSNLIDVPKNGSTNDTTPVISGDGAEKGDIIHVFDGGKELGSTTANDDGTWSFEVPADKALAEGEHDFTVKAEDPAGNISDPSQPYPIVIDTTAPTAPVIKDVVDNDDPSNLIDVPKNGSTNDTTPVITGDGAEKGDIIHVFDGGKELGSTTAKDDGTWSFEVPTDKALAEGEHDFTVKAEDPAGNISDASQPYPIVIDTTAPDDKTTQLTIDTVAGDDVLNAAEADVQQTISGKASGEFQKGDVVSFTLNGTEYSAKVAADGSWSVQVAGSDLAKETNIHATLVAHDAAGNAGEITADHGYTVSIVPGSVTLAIDVVAGDDVVNFAESQVQQTINGKAVGEFTAGDVVSFKLNGTDYSAKVAADGSWSVKVAGADLAAETNIHATLVAHDAAGNISNVAADHGYTVDVVAPVATLAIDVVAGDDVVNAEEAKAQQTISGKASGEFQAGDVVSFKLNGTDYSAKVAADGSWSVKVAGADLAAETSIHATLVAHDAAGNVADVVADHAYTVIDKPPVASLNINIVAGDDIVNLAESKTAQQITGGTTGGRAGDIVKIVVNDVTYSGKIDAAGKWSISVPGAELVADADHRIEASFVATDAAGNSASATATHDYGVDITPRWRH